The following coding sequences are from one Candidatus Nitronereus thalassa window:
- a CDS encoding PepSY domain-containing protein has product MKRSILIVSMVLLWVNPSWALFDMFTDDEQNKRDLSATAEITLQKAVIHAVNEKPGKVVEAELEKEGDRLVYEVEILGDDGKFYEVYIDAKSGKTVKMEKD; this is encoded by the coding sequence ATGAAACGATCGATATTAATTGTGAGCATGGTCTTACTGTGGGTCAATCCCTCTTGGGCGTTGTTCGATATGTTCACGGACGACGAACAGAACAAACGAGATCTTTCCGCCACAGCAGAAATTACCCTTCAAAAAGCCGTCATTCATGCTGTGAACGAAAAACCCGGGAAAGTAGTAGAAGCTGAGCTAGAAAAAGAAGGGGACCGACTCGTCTATGAAGTGGAGATTTTAGGGGATGACGGAAAATTTTATGAAGTGTACATCGACGCAAAATCAGGCAAAACGGTTAAAATGGAAAAAGATTAA
- a CDS encoding transaldolase family protein gives MMKSQLMLDSFRDQLMALEHTTGFAAKPKIISAPLLGALKSAGTSHVYADTADSEELRKIIEIEQDTIIEEIDGNTVNQPLAAKVIHRYLEQDDLIEWVREFRGQNPAKTNHEMVEWLYAVVCGRIGNDMIRAFASSRSWEVSLQLHMGLMASPDRAHYIGRILRTVVPSALVKVPFTPHAPVCFLVARDLEQKGVPVNFTSTFSARQVVAAALLSNATRTNVFMGRLDQGLHAKLLGAHVTLEAQRQLIRLRSKHQTHTQLIVASLRDWHSVVQTAGCDVYTIPCQVIRDFLQQQEVSPADIKSQLDTSYEDRLKIPETIVSKLGADYIARLYTIEPEFVEFLLEYRKTTEYQNLEDGDQLVRRFEAAGFKDVFYAPTESEWSEMRRGKIPDLDAPLTQKLALDTLYSLLADADFEKCQEGMDREMEQYLNRED, from the coding sequence ATGATGAAAAGCCAATTGATGCTGGATTCGTTTCGAGACCAATTAATGGCCTTGGAACACACTACGGGATTTGCAGCAAAACCAAAAATCATCAGCGCTCCACTGTTAGGCGCACTCAAATCTGCCGGCACATCCCACGTGTATGCAGATACGGCTGACAGTGAAGAATTACGAAAAATTATTGAGATTGAACAAGACACGATTATTGAAGAAATTGATGGAAACACGGTCAATCAGCCACTAGCAGCGAAGGTCATCCATCGATACCTTGAACAGGATGATTTGATTGAATGGGTTCGAGAGTTTCGTGGACAAAATCCTGCGAAGACCAACCATGAAATGGTCGAATGGCTGTACGCGGTTGTGTGCGGCCGAATCGGCAACGATATGATTCGCGCGTTTGCAAGCAGTCGTTCATGGGAAGTCAGCCTGCAATTGCACATGGGGCTGATGGCAAGTCCCGATAGGGCCCACTACATTGGGCGCATTCTGCGAACCGTGGTCCCCAGTGCGCTGGTCAAGGTCCCGTTTACCCCTCATGCGCCCGTATGTTTCCTTGTGGCACGGGACCTCGAACAGAAAGGGGTTCCCGTAAACTTCACGTCGACATTTTCTGCGCGACAAGTTGTCGCTGCCGCACTTCTAAGCAATGCGACCAGAACCAACGTTTTTATGGGCCGGTTGGATCAAGGGCTTCACGCGAAACTTCTGGGTGCCCACGTGACTCTTGAGGCACAACGGCAACTCATCCGCCTCAGGAGCAAACACCAAACCCACACTCAGCTCATCGTCGCCAGCCTACGGGATTGGCACAGTGTTGTTCAGACGGCTGGGTGCGATGTGTATACGATTCCATGTCAAGTCATTCGAGATTTCCTGCAACAGCAAGAGGTATCTCCCGCAGACATCAAGAGTCAGCTCGACACATCCTATGAGGATCGACTGAAGATTCCGGAAACCATTGTCTCCAAACTTGGAGCCGATTACATCGCGCGCCTCTATACCATTGAACCGGAGTTCGTGGAATTCCTACTCGAATATCGAAAAACTACCGAGTATCAGAATCTCGAAGATGGTGACCAACTGGTCCGACGTTTTGAAGCAGCCGGGTTCAAAGATGTGTTCTATGCCCCCACAGAAAGCGAATGGTCGGAAATGCGGCGGGGGAAGATTCCCGATCTTGACGCCCCACTCACCCAGAAGCTGGCACTGGACACATTATATAGCCTGTTGGCTGATGCGGATTTTGAAAAATGTCAGGAAGGAATGGATCGGGAAATGGAACAATACTTAAACAGGGAAGACTGA
- a CDS encoding FAD-dependent monooxygenase, producing MTPTGNSAEVLIVGAGPTGLTLACDLARRGVPFRIIDQQEQPSQHSKALAIHARTLECFEQLELTDDLCRRGRRIHALNLYADGQCIARFDFQHLDTPYPFALVLPQNETEQFLIERLTLLGERVERPNQLETLEFLRENIMAIIQDPRSNQRRDPQAVSWVVGCGGARSAVRTCLEIPFEGERYDESFLLGDLTVNGDLPSDEAHVFLSPNGVLLAIPLPWEDCYRLVVDETHQSLRKVDADITIQDFQDYWRQRVGRESGSRNVLSQLCWHSQFRIARRLVRSYRKGHVLLAGDAAHVHSPVGGQGMNTGIQDAFNLGWKLALVSGGYSRESLLDTYEQERRPVAASLLSGTHWGTKLITLRHPVSRWVRNHLVTLVSQSQVFQQRMVHALAELDTQYPQSPIVRAQQINTTVKQKWKTRIFSGRGALNATAPPDVGERAPDVSFRQADMKVCRLSQFLRSPHHTMLIFIGRTLPRESQPMLENLHDLIGKAFVPNVRILVVQTANDQSNLHPECSIIRDSDGTLHLRNGADLEQCCVYVIRPDGYVGYKSQPIEVTQLQQYFSKIILSPSS from the coding sequence ATGACACCAACGGGGAATTCTGCCGAAGTGTTGATTGTGGGGGCTGGCCCAACCGGACTGACCTTAGCTTGCGATCTCGCTAGACGAGGCGTCCCGTTCCGGATCATCGATCAGCAGGAACAGCCTTCTCAACATTCTAAAGCGCTTGCCATCCATGCGCGAACGTTAGAATGCTTCGAGCAGCTTGAACTCACCGACGACCTATGCCGGCGTGGACGTAGAATTCACGCACTCAACTTGTATGCAGATGGCCAATGCATCGCTCGTTTCGATTTTCAACACTTAGACACGCCCTATCCGTTTGCTTTGGTGTTGCCCCAAAATGAAACGGAACAATTTCTTATTGAGCGACTCACCTTACTGGGCGAGAGGGTCGAACGACCGAACCAGTTGGAGACCCTGGAATTCCTTCGGGAAAACATCATGGCCATTATTCAAGATCCAAGGTCGAATCAGCGACGAGATCCTCAGGCAGTCTCGTGGGTAGTTGGATGCGGTGGTGCGCGTAGCGCGGTCAGGACATGTCTGGAGATCCCGTTTGAAGGAGAACGCTATGATGAGTCTTTTCTCCTTGGAGATCTCACGGTAAACGGAGACCTTCCTTCAGATGAAGCCCATGTCTTTTTATCGCCCAACGGTGTACTGCTGGCTATTCCTTTGCCTTGGGAGGATTGCTATCGATTAGTCGTAGATGAAACTCATCAGTCTTTGCGAAAGGTTGATGCGGATATTACTATCCAAGACTTTCAAGACTATTGGAGGCAACGTGTGGGGAGGGAATCTGGAAGTCGCAATGTTCTCAGTCAACTCTGCTGGCATTCACAGTTCCGCATCGCTCGACGTCTTGTCAGGTCTTACCGCAAAGGGCATGTGCTCCTCGCTGGGGATGCCGCGCATGTTCACAGCCCTGTCGGTGGCCAGGGGATGAATACTGGCATACAAGATGCGTTTAACCTCGGATGGAAACTGGCATTGGTGAGTGGGGGATATTCACGTGAGTCGCTGCTTGACACGTATGAGCAGGAACGGCGACCTGTGGCTGCCTCACTCTTGTCGGGGACCCATTGGGGAACGAAATTGATTACCTTGCGACATCCTGTTTCGCGGTGGGTCCGAAATCATCTAGTGACGCTCGTAAGTCAATCTCAAGTCTTCCAACAAAGAATGGTTCATGCCCTTGCGGAACTCGACACTCAATATCCGCAGAGCCCGATTGTCCGTGCTCAACAGATCAATACTACGGTCAAACAAAAATGGAAGACGCGCATTTTTTCCGGTCGTGGAGCGTTGAATGCAACAGCTCCTCCCGATGTTGGCGAACGTGCTCCGGACGTATCTTTCCGACAGGCAGACATGAAGGTCTGTCGGTTATCTCAATTCCTACGGAGCCCTCACCATACGATGCTAATCTTCATTGGTCGAACACTACCTCGAGAATCCCAACCCATGTTGGAAAATCTTCATGACCTCATAGGGAAGGCCTTTGTCCCTAACGTCCGTATTCTCGTTGTGCAAACAGCAAACGATCAATCTAACCTGCATCCTGAATGTTCCATTATTCGGGATAGCGATGGAACGCTTCACCTTCGAAATGGTGCGGATCTAGAGCAGTGTTGTGTCTATGTGATTCGTCCTGATGGGTACGTGGGATACAAAAGTCAACCAATTGAGGTCACACAACTTCAACAATATTTTTCCAAGATCATTCTTTCGCCTAGCAGTTGA